One Oharaeibacter diazotrophicus DNA segment encodes these proteins:
- a CDS encoding PAS domain-containing protein, translated as MNVPIKCPPDAPPGGPDTLALFRTFDWASTALGDRADWPRSLVTAADIVLRSPLPMVLLWGADGVMIYNDGYARICGERHPRIFGSKVLDAWPEASGWNEEVMRVVMGGGTLSVADQEFTLLRNGEPEKVWLTVDYGPVVDETGSPGGVLAVCVETTARVLAERRAAEEHERLKLMFSQAPSFMAILSGPEHRFEIVNASYLRLVGHRRDLIGKTVREALPDVEGQGYFELLDEVFRTGRAFTGRNLAVDLRREAGAPPEKRYVDMIYQPLQDEHGRTSAIFVEGFDVTDRTLAEEKQTLILREMSHRVKNLFAIVLGMISSTARRAKTPADMAAALQGRLRALAAAHDLVRPGFETDGTNGSRASLDRLIRAVVGPHLDEPGRLAADGPEILLGEQAATALALLLHETATNAVKYGALSVPGGRVDVAWTTVSGALELTWTESGGPEPRAPSKLGFGSLLVERSVTGQLRGSLTRTWRPEGLLKQVTIPTDALAN; from the coding sequence ATGAACGTGCCGATCAAGTGCCCTCCCGATGCGCCGCCCGGCGGCCCGGACACGCTCGCGCTGTTCCGCACGTTCGACTGGGCGTCGACCGCGCTCGGGGACAGGGCGGACTGGCCGCGCAGCCTCGTCACCGCCGCCGACATCGTCCTGCGCTCCCCGCTGCCGATGGTGCTGCTGTGGGGCGCGGACGGGGTGATGATCTACAACGACGGCTACGCCCGGATCTGCGGCGAACGGCACCCGCGCATCTTCGGCAGCAAGGTGCTGGACGCCTGGCCGGAGGCGTCCGGGTGGAACGAGGAGGTTATGCGGGTCGTGATGGGGGGCGGCACGCTCTCGGTCGCCGACCAGGAGTTCACGCTGCTGCGCAACGGCGAGCCCGAGAAGGTCTGGCTGACGGTCGACTACGGCCCGGTCGTCGACGAGACCGGCTCGCCCGGCGGCGTCCTCGCCGTCTGCGTCGAGACCACCGCCCGCGTGCTCGCCGAGCGCCGCGCCGCCGAGGAGCACGAGCGGCTGAAGCTGATGTTCTCGCAGGCGCCGAGCTTCATGGCGATCCTGTCCGGTCCCGAGCACCGCTTCGAGATCGTCAACGCCTCGTATCTGCGACTGGTCGGCCACCGCCGCGACCTGATCGGCAAGACCGTCCGCGAGGCGCTGCCGGACGTCGAGGGCCAGGGCTATTTCGAATTGCTCGACGAGGTGTTCCGCACCGGCCGGGCCTTCACGGGCCGGAACCTCGCGGTCGACCTGCGACGCGAGGCCGGCGCACCACCGGAGAAGCGCTACGTCGACATGATCTACCAGCCGCTCCAGGACGAGCACGGCCGGACCTCGGCGATCTTCGTGGAGGGCTTCGACGTCACCGACCGCACCCTCGCCGAGGAGAAGCAGACGCTGATCCTGCGCGAGATGAGCCACCGCGTGAAGAACCTCTTCGCGATCGTGCTCGGGATGATCTCCTCGACCGCCCGTCGCGCGAAGACCCCCGCCGACATGGCGGCCGCGCTGCAGGGCCGGCTGCGCGCCCTCGCCGCCGCCCATGACCTCGTCCGCCCCGGCTTCGAGACCGACGGCACGAACGGCTCGCGCGCCTCGCTCGACCGGCTGATCCGGGCCGTCGTCGGCCCGCATCTCGACGAGCCGGGTCGGCTCGCCGCCGACGGTCCGGAGATCCTGCTCGGCGAGCAGGCGGCCACGGCGCTGGCGCTGCTGCTCCACGAGACCGCGACCAACGCGGTCAAGTACGGCGCGCTGTCGGTGCCGGGCGGCCGGGTCGACGTTGCGTGGACGACGGTTTCCGGCGCGCTCGAGCTGACGTGGACGGAGAGCGGCGGCCCGGAGCCGCGCGCGCCGAGCAAGCTCGGCTTCGGCAGCCTGTTGGTCGAGCGCAGCGTCACCGGCCAATTGCGCGGCAGCCTGACGCGGACGTGGCGGCCCGAGGGGCTGCTGAAGCAAGTCACCATCCCCACCGACGCGCTGGCGAACTGA
- a CDS encoding PadR family transcriptional regulator → MSLSKLFILRVLCDRPMHGYDIARTVEQTTNGCCSPSEGTIYPVLRDFEENGLVTHETDVVSGRERKVYTLTDKGREALRVAVDAWIEITDALVAADKVVPRTTTPGSACCG, encoded by the coding sequence ATGAGCCTGTCGAAGCTGTTCATCCTCCGGGTGCTCTGCGACCGGCCGATGCACGGCTACGACATCGCCCGCACGGTCGAGCAGACCACCAACGGCTGCTGCTCGCCGTCCGAGGGCACGATCTACCCGGTGCTGCGCGACTTCGAGGAAAACGGCCTCGTCACCCACGAGACCGACGTCGTCTCGGGGCGCGAGCGCAAGGTCTACACGCTGACCGACAAGGGCCGCGAGGCGCTGCGGGTCGCGGTCGACGCCTGGATCGAGATCACCGACGCTCTGGTCGCGGCCGACAAGGTCGTGCCGCGGACGACGACGCCGGGAAGCGCCTGCTGCGGATGA
- the arsC gene encoding arsenate reductase (glutaredoxin) (This arsenate reductase requires both glutathione and glutaredoxin to convert arsenate to arsenite, after which the efflux transporter formed by ArsA and ArsB can extrude the arsenite from the cell, providing resistance.), protein MPVTIYHNPACGTSRNTLAMIRASGEEPTVVEYLKTPPSRETLVDLIARMGIAPRALLREKGTPYADLGLADPKWTDDEIVDFMMAHPILINRPIVVTDKGVRLCRPSERVLGLLDNPPATFTKEDGEMVAVLPD, encoded by the coding sequence TTGCCCGTCACGATCTACCACAACCCCGCCTGCGGCACGTCCCGCAACACGCTGGCGATGATCCGGGCGAGCGGCGAGGAGCCGACCGTCGTCGAGTACCTGAAGACGCCGCCGAGCCGCGAGACGCTGGTCGACCTGATCGCGCGCATGGGGATCGCGCCGCGCGCGCTGCTGCGCGAGAAGGGCACGCCCTACGCCGATCTCGGCCTCGCCGATCCGAAGTGGACCGACGACGAAATCGTCGACTTCATGATGGCGCATCCGATCCTGATCAACCGGCCGATCGTCGTCACCGACAAGGGCGTCCGGCTGTGCCGGCCGTCCGAGCGGGTGCTGGGCCTCCTCGACAATCCGCCGGCGACCTTCACCAAGGAGGACGGCGAAATGGTCGCCGTCCTGCCCGACTGA
- a CDS encoding putative bifunctional diguanylate cyclase/phosphodiesterase — MGGSERSLHGAKALQLREVVLGIEGGTFDPVLHLAASSSGYPIALLTYVDHDRQRFIARYGADDTEAPLTGSFCKVVVDTRRPLVVADAAGDPRFAANGLVRTMGVRSYVGVPLGIEGETIGALCVLGPELHAPDTVLAQLGDLRAIAETVLQLALVRENFVELKHEVDLREARFRQTEASAKVGGFRLDLEDGTIQWSDQVYRNVGIPVGAPLDSGTVLACYAPEDREEMRLRLDAARRGIAIPVNKDYRIVTPAGEARWVHVVSDVEMVDGKARSLFGIVRDVSEEYRGKQALEEIANTDALTGLGNLRRFREDLRTRLAGDRRVGLLLLDLDAFKIINDAHGHATGDLVLVDLARKLTEIVPAGGRAYRLGGDEFAVLVATDAADAVPALARRILRLAQRPLTAGRISIMPRVSVGLAEVEPGSDPDVCYQSADFALHHAKEHVRGGCVAFNAELRTRIMERIGAIQRLESAIFEDRLIAHYQPVVDAASGGVTSFEALVRLVAADGTVVPAGAFHAALQDANLSHHVTSRMIRLVAGQYHLWRDLHGLAPSIGINVGSSDFARGDLVERLTTGFARFGVDLSKVVLEVTETVFLEGVQDEIGACLGALRERGVRVALDDFGTGHASLSHLKSLPVDVVKIDRSFVDTIASDPSSLAIVEAVVNLARRLGMVSVAEGVETAEQAELLRTLGCDRLQGYLLGRPAALEDFVSPDRRRQDLAPRRLAL; from the coding sequence ATGGGTGGGTCGGAGAGGTCGCTACACGGCGCCAAGGCGTTGCAGCTCCGCGAGGTGGTTCTCGGGATCGAAGGCGGCACCTTCGACCCCGTGCTGCACCTTGCCGCCTCGTCGAGCGGCTATCCGATCGCGCTCCTGACCTATGTCGACCACGACCGCCAGCGCTTCATCGCCCGCTACGGCGCCGACGACACCGAGGCTCCGCTGACGGGCTCCTTCTGCAAGGTGGTGGTCGACACCCGCCGCCCGCTCGTCGTCGCCGACGCCGCCGGCGACCCGCGCTTCGCGGCGAACGGGCTCGTCCGCACCATGGGCGTGCGCAGCTATGTCGGGGTCCCGCTCGGAATCGAGGGCGAGACGATCGGCGCGCTCTGCGTGCTCGGTCCCGAATTGCACGCGCCCGATACGGTGCTCGCGCAACTCGGCGATCTCCGCGCCATCGCCGAGACGGTCCTGCAGCTGGCGCTGGTGCGCGAGAACTTCGTCGAGTTGAAGCACGAGGTCGACCTGCGCGAGGCTCGGTTCCGGCAGACCGAGGCCTCCGCCAAGGTCGGCGGCTTCCGGCTCGACCTCGAGGACGGTACCATCCAGTGGTCCGATCAGGTCTACCGCAACGTCGGCATCCCCGTCGGCGCGCCGCTCGATTCGGGGACCGTGCTCGCCTGCTACGCCCCCGAGGACCGCGAGGAGATGCGCCTGCGCCTCGACGCCGCGCGGCGCGGCATCGCCATCCCCGTCAACAAGGACTACCGCATCGTGACGCCGGCGGGCGAGGCGCGCTGGGTCCACGTGGTCAGCGACGTCGAGATGGTCGACGGCAAGGCGCGCAGCCTGTTCGGCATCGTCCGCGACGTCTCGGAGGAGTACCGCGGCAAGCAGGCGCTGGAGGAGATCGCCAACACGGACGCCCTGACCGGTCTCGGCAACCTGCGCCGCTTTCGCGAGGACCTGCGCACGCGGCTCGCCGGCGACCGACGGGTCGGGCTGCTGCTGCTCGACCTCGACGCCTTCAAGATCATCAACGACGCCCACGGTCACGCCACCGGCGACCTCGTGCTGGTCGACCTTGCCCGCAAACTGACCGAGATCGTGCCCGCGGGCGGCCGGGCCTATCGTCTCGGCGGCGACGAGTTCGCCGTGCTGGTCGCCACCGACGCCGCCGACGCCGTTCCCGCGCTGGCGCGGCGGATCCTCCGACTGGCGCAGCGACCGCTCACGGCCGGGCGGATCAGCATCATGCCACGCGTCAGCGTCGGCCTCGCCGAGGTCGAGCCCGGCAGCGATCCCGACGTCTGCTACCAGAGCGCCGACTTCGCGCTGCATCACGCCAAGGAGCACGTCCGCGGCGGCTGCGTCGCCTTCAACGCCGAACTGCGCACCCGGATCATGGAGCGGATCGGCGCGATCCAGCGGCTCGAGAGCGCCATCTTCGAGGATCGCCTGATCGCGCACTACCAGCCGGTGGTCGATGCCGCCAGCGGGGGCGTCACCAGCTTCGAGGCCCTGGTCCGCCTCGTCGCCGCCGACGGGACGGTCGTGCCGGCTGGCGCGTTCCACGCCGCGTTGCAGGACGCCAACCTGTCGCACCACGTCACCAGCCGGATGATTCGTCTGGTCGCCGGGCAGTATCACCTTTGGCGCGATCTGCACGGGCTCGCACCGTCGATCGGCATCAACGTCGGTTCGTCGGACTTCGCCCGCGGCGATCTCGTCGAGCGCCTGACCACCGGCTTCGCCCGCTTCGGCGTCGACCTGTCCAAAGTGGTCCTCGAGGTCACCGAGACCGTGTTCCTGGAGGGTGTCCAGGACGAGATCGGCGCCTGTCTCGGGGCGCTGCGCGAACGCGGCGTTCGCGTCGCCCTCGACGACTTCGGCACCGGCCACGCCTCGCTGTCGCACCTGAAGAGCCTGCCGGTGGACGTCGTCAAGATCGACCGCTCCTTCGTCGACACCATCGCGTCCGACCCCTCCAGCCTCGCCATCGTCGAGGCGGTCGTGAACCTCGCGCGCCGGCTCGGCATGGTCAGCGTCGCCGAGGGCGTCGAGACCGCCGAGCAGGCCGAACTCCTGCGCACGCTCGGCTGCGACCGCCTGCAGGGCTACCTGCTCGGCCGTCCCGCCGCGCTCGAGGACTTCGTCTCGCCGGACCGCCGGCGCCAGGACCTCGCGCCGCGCCGCCTCGCGCTCTGA
- the arsH gene encoding arsenical resistance protein ArsH, whose product MRGTDLPDHDVFPALDARFLEPIDAAALIPPGGATHPPRILLLYGSLRDRSYSRLLAYECARLLERFGCETRIYDPAGLPLPDGAPADHPKVQELRALSDWSEGQVWVSPERHGAITGIMKAQIDWIPLAIGAIRPTQGRTLAVCQVSGGSQSFNAVNTLRLLGRWMRMVTIPNQSSVSKAFQEFDDAGRMKPGPLYERVVDVMEELVKFTYLTRDRSAYLTSRYSERREAGLKAESAAADLARRSGATG is encoded by the coding sequence ATGAGAGGCACCGACCTTCCCGACCACGACGTCTTCCCGGCCCTCGACGCGCGCTTCCTGGAGCCGATCGACGCCGCCGCACTGATCCCGCCCGGCGGCGCGACGCATCCGCCGCGGATCCTGCTGCTCTACGGCTCGCTCCGGGACCGCTCCTACAGCCGCCTGCTCGCCTACGAATGCGCCCGGCTGCTCGAGCGCTTCGGATGCGAGACCCGGATCTACGATCCGGCCGGGCTGCCGCTGCCCGACGGCGCGCCCGCCGATCACCCGAAGGTGCAGGAGTTGCGCGCCCTGTCCGACTGGTCGGAGGGGCAGGTCTGGGTCAGCCCGGAGCGCCACGGCGCGATCACCGGCATCATGAAGGCGCAGATCGACTGGATCCCGCTCGCGATCGGCGCGATCCGGCCGACCCAGGGGCGCACGCTCGCGGTCTGCCAAGTGTCCGGCGGATCGCAGTCCTTCAACGCCGTCAACACGTTGCGCCTGCTCGGCCGCTGGATGCGGATGGTCACGATCCCCAACCAGTCCTCGGTCTCGAAGGCGTTCCAGGAGTTCGACGACGCCGGCCGGATGAAACCCGGCCCGCTCTACGAGCGCGTCGTCGACGTGATGGAGGAACTGGTCAAGTTCACCTATCTCACCCGCGACCGCTCGGCCTATCTGACGAGCCGCTACAGCGAACGGCGCGAGGCCGGCCTGAAGGCGGAGAGCGCGGCGGCGGACCTCGCCCGGCGCTCCGGCGCGACCGGCTGA
- the arsK gene encoding arsenite efflux MFS transporter ArsK translates to MRRSALSLGPTAVVWTLGVTQIVGYGTLYYSFAILAGDVAVSFAVPVSRIFGLFSLALLVGGFAAPFVGRWIDRHGAPRVMAAGSVAASVALAAVALAPGPTSFAAALILMEVVSAAVLYDAAFTALVQIRGRDARRRIGHLTLIAGFASTIFWPLTTWLHGWLDWRSVMLAFAAANLIVAAPLHLLLLAARPGRDTAGDAPERTPAVAVDPPPPPALARRMFVLVTAGFALSGFLLSALLAQMVPALTALGLGGSALVVSTLFGPAQVLVRFVNLVFGVRRHPLFVTLFGMTMLPLAVLILATTAPAVAGAVVFAVLLGFGSGLKSIVQGTLPLALFGTASYGSRLGRMALARQFLAAAAPFAFAWQLETRGPTVALATLVAVGLLGLAAFAAVARLRDRAAAPSTITAKGRP, encoded by the coding sequence ATGCGGAGGTCCGCCCTCTCCCTCGGCCCGACGGCCGTCGTCTGGACGCTCGGCGTCACCCAGATCGTCGGCTACGGCACGCTCTACTACAGCTTCGCGATCCTCGCCGGCGACGTGGCAGTGAGCTTCGCCGTGCCGGTGTCGCGGATCTTCGGGCTGTTCTCGCTGGCGCTGCTGGTCGGCGGTTTCGCCGCGCCCTTCGTCGGCCGGTGGATCGACCGCCACGGCGCGCCGCGGGTGATGGCCGCGGGCTCGGTGGCGGCGTCGGTCGCGCTGGCGGCGGTGGCACTCGCCCCCGGCCCGACGAGCTTCGCCGCCGCGCTGATCCTGATGGAAGTCGTCTCGGCGGCGGTGCTCTACGACGCCGCCTTCACGGCGCTGGTCCAGATCCGCGGCCGCGACGCGCGCCGACGCATCGGGCACCTGACGCTGATCGCGGGCTTCGCCTCGACGATCTTCTGGCCGCTGACCACGTGGCTGCACGGCTGGCTCGACTGGCGCTCGGTGATGCTCGCCTTCGCCGCCGCCAACCTGATCGTCGCCGCGCCGCTGCACCTCCTGCTGCTCGCCGCGCGCCCGGGCCGCGACACGGCCGGCGATGCGCCGGAGCGTACACCGGCCGTGGCGGTGGATCCGCCGCCGCCGCCGGCGCTCGCCCGGCGGATGTTCGTGCTGGTGACCGCGGGTTTCGCCCTGTCCGGCTTCCTGCTCTCGGCGCTGCTGGCGCAGATGGTGCCGGCGCTGACCGCCCTCGGGCTCGGCGGGTCGGCACTGGTGGTCTCGACCCTGTTCGGGCCGGCCCAGGTGCTGGTGCGCTTCGTCAACCTCGTCTTCGGCGTCCGCCGCCACCCGCTGTTCGTCACCTTGTTCGGCATGACGATGCTGCCGCTCGCCGTGCTGATCCTGGCGACGACCGCGCCGGCGGTCGCGGGTGCGGTGGTCTTCGCGGTGCTGCTCGGCTTCGGCTCCGGCCTGAAGAGCATCGTCCAGGGAACGCTGCCGCTCGCCCTGTTCGGTACGGCGTCCTACGGCAGCCGGCTCGGCCGGATGGCCCTGGCGCGGCAGTTCCTGGCCGCCGCCGCGCCCTTCGCCTTCGCCTGGCAGCTGGAGACCCGGGGCCCGACCGTGGCGCTCGCCACACTCGTGGCGGTCGGCCTGCTCGGGCTCGCGGCCTTCGCCGCGGTCGCGCGCCTCAGGGACCGCGCCGCCGCGCCCTCGACAATCACCGCCAAGGGACGACCATGA
- a CDS encoding arsenate reductase ArsC, with translation MSDRTFDVLFLCTGNSARSILAEAILNKLGQGRFRAHSAGSQPKGEVNPFAIRLLRQSGFDTAFARSKSWDEFAVAGAPKMDFVFTVCDSAAAEACPVWPGQPMTAHWGVPDPAAVEGTDTEKALAFADAYRQLNARIGVFVNLPVTSLDRLSLQKKLDDIGRTTAEDRP, from the coding sequence ATGTCCGACCGGACCTTCGACGTCCTCTTCCTCTGCACGGGCAACTCCGCCCGTTCGATCCTGGCCGAGGCCATCCTGAACAAGCTCGGCCAGGGCCGCTTCCGCGCCCATTCGGCGGGCAGCCAGCCGAAGGGCGAGGTCAATCCCTTCGCGATCCGTCTGCTGCGACAGTCGGGTTTCGACACCGCCTTCGCCCGCTCGAAGAGCTGGGACGAGTTCGCCGTGGCGGGGGCGCCGAAGATGGACTTCGTCTTCACGGTCTGCGACAGCGCCGCCGCGGAGGCCTGCCCGGTCTGGCCGGGCCAGCCGATGACGGCGCACTGGGGCGTTCCCGACCCCGCCGCGGTGGAGGGGACGGACACGGAGAAGGCGCTCGCCTTCGCCGACGCCTATCGGCAGCTGAACGCCCGGATCGGCGTCTTCGTCAACCTGCCCGTGACGAGCCTCGACCGGCTGTCGCTCCAGAAGAAGCTGGACGACATCGGTCGGACGACCGCAGAGGACCGCCCGTGA
- a CDS encoding aquaporin, producing MTARPDLPRRLVAEALGTAVLVATVVGSGIMADRLTADVALALLGNTIPTGAILVVLITILGPISGAHFNPAVTAVFVARRELAAGEGLAYVAAQVLGGVAGTLVAHLMFEHAPFAVSATVRTGASQWLAEVVATFTLVTVVLGGLRFRPDAVPVLVGLTITAAYWFTASTSFANPAVAIARSLTDTFSGIRPADLPGFVLAEFAGAFLALGLAGWLLAAPRAAAAPVATPAE from the coding sequence GTGACCGCCCGCCCCGATCTTCCGCGCCGCCTCGTCGCCGAGGCGCTCGGCACCGCCGTCCTGGTCGCGACCGTGGTCGGGTCGGGCATCATGGCCGATCGACTGACCGCGGACGTCGCCCTCGCGCTCCTCGGCAACACCATCCCGACCGGCGCGATTCTGGTCGTGCTGATCACCATCCTCGGCCCGATCTCGGGCGCCCACTTCAACCCGGCGGTGACGGCGGTGTTCGTCGCTCGGCGCGAACTCGCCGCCGGCGAGGGGCTCGCCTACGTGGCCGCGCAGGTCCTCGGCGGCGTGGCCGGCACGCTGGTCGCGCACCTGATGTTCGAGCACGCCCCGTTCGCCGTCTCGGCCACGGTGCGGACGGGTGCGTCGCAGTGGTTGGCCGAAGTGGTCGCCACCTTCACCCTGGTCACGGTCGTCCTCGGCGGACTGCGTTTCCGGCCGGACGCGGTCCCGGTGCTGGTCGGCCTCACGATCACGGCCGCCTACTGGTTCACGGCGTCGACGTCCTTCGCCAACCCGGCGGTGGCGATCGCCCGCAGCCTGACCGACACCTTCTCCGGCATCCGGCCGGCCGATCTGCCCGGCTTCGTCCTCGCCGAATTCGCCGGGGCCTTCCTCGCCCTCGGCCTCGCGGGCTGGCTGCTCGCAGCCCCGAGGGCGGCCGCCGCCCCTGTAGCAACCCCTGCGGAGTGA
- a CDS encoding ArsR/SmtB family transcription factor: MNDLQAVPAFVALGHQVRLDAFRLLVRKGPEGMPSGEIAAELAVPPTAMSFHLANLERAGLVVSRRDGRNIRYAVAIERVRDLITFLTADCCGGRPELCAGLGSPDPESCGC, encoded by the coding sequence TTGAACGATCTCCAAGCCGTCCCCGCCTTCGTCGCCCTCGGGCACCAGGTCCGCCTGGACGCCTTCCGGCTGCTCGTCCGCAAGGGTCCGGAGGGGATGCCGTCGGGCGAGATCGCGGCGGAGCTCGCCGTGCCGCCGACGGCGATGTCCTTCCACCTCGCCAATCTCGAGCGGGCCGGTTTGGTCGTCTCGCGCCGCGACGGACGCAACATCCGCTACGCGGTCGCGATCGAGCGCGTGCGCGACCTGATCACCTTCCTCACCGCCGACTGCTGCGGCGGCCGTCCCGAACTCTGCGCCGGTCTCGGATCGCCCGATCCCGAGAGCTGCGGCTGCTGA